In one Sphingobium indicum B90A genomic region, the following are encoded:
- a CDS encoding GGDEF domain-containing protein, with the protein MGQPAVDISGRARLSCRLRAAQWLFKPTNDVDDAGREFLLAQLLTTPLAALMGSFCALTIELVAWHRSGQPIYWLFIAGEVAVAACRVIEWQGRAQRSSTHLPTIDRSVLLSVLWCTLQGLLAFTIISSGDLVLSVLSATLVMAMIGPICARNYAAPRFAFLLVLLCDIPFVTGAVTSGQPWLLVILPITPPFLLGAMQIIMTFHRSMLQTLAAQAHARHLAEHDWLTGVLNRQGMDQALSRIVPDAERQMALISIDLDGFKEVNDRFGHGAGDLLLTQVARRLRDALGDDDLLARMGGDEFMVVVRGMVPDQVAPLADRLIAAISRHAYETGQSVPARVGASIGFACLPEDAANTVELRLRADEALYAAKDAGKGVGRRYGRLAAAAPPLAQTA; encoded by the coding sequence ATGGGTCAACCTGCCGTAGACATATCGGGTCGAGCAAGGCTTAGCTGCCGACTTCGGGCGGCGCAGTGGCTCTTTAAGCCGACGAATGACGTCGACGATGCCGGCCGCGAGTTTTTGTTAGCGCAACTTCTCACCACGCCGCTGGCCGCGCTGATGGGATCCTTTTGCGCGCTGACCATCGAACTGGTTGCATGGCATCGCAGCGGACAGCCGATCTACTGGTTGTTCATCGCAGGCGAGGTGGCGGTTGCTGCCTGTAGAGTGATCGAATGGCAAGGTCGGGCCCAGCGTAGCTCGACTCACCTGCCGACAATTGACAGGTCCGTTCTTTTGTCCGTCCTATGGTGCACCTTGCAGGGCCTGCTTGCATTCACGATCATTTCCTCGGGGGATCTTGTCCTTAGCGTCCTTTCAGCGACGCTCGTTATGGCAATGATCGGACCGATCTGCGCCCGCAACTATGCCGCTCCGCGCTTTGCGTTCTTGCTCGTTCTACTTTGTGATATCCCGTTTGTGACCGGCGCAGTCACATCCGGCCAGCCATGGCTCCTCGTGATCCTCCCAATTACACCACCATTTTTGCTGGGTGCAATGCAGATCATCATGACCTTTCATCGATCGATGTTGCAGACCCTGGCGGCGCAGGCCCACGCCCGCCATCTGGCCGAGCACGACTGGCTTACCGGCGTCCTCAACCGACAAGGGATGGATCAAGCTCTCAGTCGGATAGTTCCTGATGCGGAGCGGCAGATGGCGCTTATCAGCATCGATCTCGATGGCTTCAAGGAGGTGAACGACCGGTTCGGACATGGTGCTGGCGATCTCCTGCTCACCCAGGTGGCACGTCGACTGCGCGACGCACTCGGGGACGATGATTTGCTCGCGCGCATGGGAGGCGACGAATTCATGGTTGTTGTGCGGGGAATGGTGCCAGACCAAGTCGCCCCACTTGCCGACCGACTGATTGCTGCCATTTCTCGCCACGCATACGAAACCGGCCAGAGCGTGCCAGCCCGGGTAGGCGCCAGTATCGGCTTCGCGTGTCTGCCCGAAGACGCCGCAAATACCGTGGAACTGCGGCTTAGGGCAGACGAAGCTCTTTACGCCGCCAAGGATGCAGGAAAGGGCGTCGGAAGGCGCTACGGTAGACTTGCCGCCGCGGCACCGCCCCTGGCTCAGACAGCTTAG
- a CDS encoding phage integrase central domain-containing protein: protein MLSDIWLAKPETARRVRQRIGTILDWAYASGYRESEAPMRAITNVQHSSGFCGRPLLRPFS from the coding sequence CTGCTCTCCGACATCTGGCTTGCCAAGCCGGAGACGGCGCGGCGGGTCCGTCAGCGGATCGGCACCATACTCGATTGGGCCTATGCTTCGGGCTACCGCGAGAGCGAGGCGCCGATGCGGGCGATCACCAACGTGCAGCATAGCAGCGGCTTCTGCGGCCGACCCCTTTTGCGGCCGTTCAGCTGA
- a CDS encoding helix-turn-helix domain-containing protein, giving the protein MSREHRPLKNTDLPPQDGIEPITVRIPDACRMLGIRRSKFYELIAEGEIRTLKLGSATLVPVEGIRELVARLKEG; this is encoded by the coding sequence ATGAGCCGTGAGCATCGACCGCTGAAGAACACGGACCTGCCGCCGCAGGACGGGATCGAACCCATCACCGTGCGCATTCCCGACGCATGCCGGATGCTAGGGATCCGACGCAGCAAATTCTATGAGCTCATCGCAGAGGGCGAGATCAGGACGCTCAAGCTTGGAAGTGCTACGCTCGTGCCCGTCGAGGGGATCAGGGAACTGGTGGCCCGGCTCAAGGAAGGCTGA
- a CDS encoding ribbon-helix-helix domain-containing protein, which produces MKSYKTRHQLFLPEEMSRRLEHLAKSSGRARSEILVEALDAWFNRRQAPKSDEAIGIRLTRIERNTDWLRRNQALVWEVLARMVRHQLTTGAMTPVNAAAQAAGAKMFAELIDEIADRFAGKAAPATDDPITRKLRSLQ; this is translated from the coding sequence ATGAAGAGCTACAAGACCCGGCATCAACTGTTCCTGCCCGAGGAGATGAGCAGGCGGCTTGAGCATCTGGCAAAGAGCTCGGGCCGGGCGCGGTCGGAAATATTGGTCGAGGCGCTCGACGCCTGGTTCAACCGGCGGCAGGCGCCAAAGAGCGATGAGGCCATCGGCATCCGTCTCACCAGGATCGAGCGCAACACCGACTGGCTGCGGCGCAACCAGGCACTGGTCTGGGAGGTGCTGGCGCGCATGGTCCGGCATCAGCTCACCACCGGGGCCATGACCCCGGTGAACGCCGCCGCGCAGGCCGCTGGGGCCAAGATGTTCGCCGAGCTGATCGACGAGATTGCCGATCGGTTCGCGGGCAAGGCGGCTCCGGCGACCGACGATCCCATCACCCGAAAGCTGAGGAGTTTGCAATGA
- the rlxS gene encoding relaxase/mobilization nuclease RlxS (I built this because a sul1 chimera in AMR looks like the C-terminus.), with protein MMAQDDDSSEPRVGRSRRDSARPPRGTRLRSEIMKQVARRGGNPRRLGDAGVGSGPRTGRFNARGRGARIAAAVPRGSGWSFDRGSGMRVRPRRVTVKARVVKLAGKAGAVGTHLRYLERDGVSREGDRGRFYSTFADEADARAFAERGVDDRHQFRLIVAPEDGPAFDHLRDFTRDLMAKMEEDLGTTLDWVAVDHFDTGHPHSHILIRGITEDGKTLNIAGDYIAHAIRYRASEIMTRALGPQSEIEVRQQLALEVDAERLTRLDRMMLAQAKDHVIDLRRMEGEVAFDPGHQLLLVARARVLERMELAQQAGPLSWTLTPHMEKTLTDSGLRGDIIRLMHREMTKEKEATQIDAGRYVVHGVDGVAAQMTGPVIGKVVKRGAADDDHERRYLIVDGIDGHSHYVDIGTSTEPTPVGAMVSLTPRQAEPRAVDRTVIQIAQAHAGRYGLGIHLNHDPHASEAFVETHVRRLEAIRKATGKPEREPDGTWKIGPDHLDTVRAYEQRKLRAEPVKVEMLSAGPILQQAGVHAATWLDRELTAPDKAPIATSGYGQEVRKALALRQQWLVEQQLAERQGNEVIYRRNLLRILREREVRALAGQLSKELGLPFAETVPGERVEGTLTRKVNMTSGRFALIERSHEFTLVPWRDELERHVGKQLSGLMREDRRISWTIGRGRSGPTIGGM; from the coding sequence ATGATGGCACAGGATGACGATAGCTCCGAGCCCCGCGTCGGGCGTTCGCGGCGCGACAGCGCCCGCCCACCGCGTGGCACGAGGCTGCGCTCGGAGATCATGAAGCAGGTCGCTCGGCGCGGCGGCAATCCGCGCCGATTGGGTGATGCTGGTGTGGGTTCTGGACCTCGCACCGGCCGCTTCAATGCGCGGGGCCGTGGCGCCCGGATCGCCGCCGCCGTGCCGCGCGGCTCGGGCTGGTCCTTCGACCGGGGCAGCGGCATGCGGGTGCGGCCCCGCCGCGTGACGGTGAAGGCTCGGGTGGTGAAGCTCGCCGGCAAGGCGGGGGCTGTGGGTACGCATTTGCGCTATCTCGAACGCGACGGCGTCAGCCGTGAAGGGGATCGCGGGCGCTTCTACTCGACCTTCGCCGATGAAGCCGATGCCAGGGCCTTTGCCGAGCGTGGGGTGGACGACCGCCACCAGTTCCGCCTGATCGTCGCGCCCGAGGATGGTCCGGCCTTCGATCATCTGCGCGATTTTACCCGCGACCTGATGGCGAAGATGGAGGAGGATCTGGGTACGACCCTGGACTGGGTGGCGGTGGATCATTTCGACACGGGCCATCCCCATAGCCATATCCTGATCCGGGGCATCACCGAGGACGGCAAGACCCTCAATATTGCAGGCGACTATATCGCCCATGCCATCCGCTACCGGGCATCGGAAATCATGACCCGGGCGCTGGGACCGCAGAGCGAGATCGAGGTGCGCCAGCAACTCGCGCTGGAGGTCGATGCCGAACGGCTCACCCGGCTCGACCGGATGATGCTGGCCCAGGCCAAGGATCATGTCATCGACCTCCGCCGGATGGAGGGAGAGGTGGCGTTCGATCCCGGTCACCAGCTGCTGCTGGTTGCCCGGGCGCGGGTGCTGGAGCGGATGGAGTTGGCACAGCAGGCCGGACCGCTTTCCTGGACGCTTACCCCTCATATGGAAAAGACCCTCACCGATTCGGGGCTACGCGGCGACATCATCCGCCTCATGCACCGGGAGATGACGAAGGAGAAGGAAGCGACCCAGATCGATGCCGGCCGCTACGTCGTCCATGGCGTCGATGGAGTAGCCGCACAGATGACAGGGCCGGTCATTGGCAAGGTGGTGAAGCGAGGCGCTGCCGATGACGATCATGAGCGCCGCTATCTCATCGTCGACGGCATCGACGGGCACAGCCATTATGTCGATATCGGCACCAGCACAGAGCCCACGCCGGTCGGCGCCATGGTGAGTCTGACGCCGAGGCAGGCCGAACCCCGGGCCGTTGATCGCACCGTCATCCAGATCGCCCAAGCCCATGCCGGACGCTATGGTCTGGGCATTCACCTCAACCATGACCCTCATGCCAGCGAGGCTTTCGTGGAAACCCATGTGCGGCGGCTGGAAGCCATCCGCAAGGCGACCGGCAAGCCTGAACGCGAACCGGATGGGACATGGAAGATCGGTCCCGATCATCTCGATACCGTGCGGGCCTATGAGCAGAGGAAACTCAGGGCCGAGCCGGTCAAGGTCGAGATGCTGTCGGCAGGGCCGATCCTCCAGCAGGCGGGCGTTCATGCCGCGACCTGGCTGGACCGTGAGCTGACCGCCCCTGACAAAGCGCCCATCGCCACCAGCGGTTATGGCCAGGAGGTGCGCAAGGCGCTGGCGCTGCGCCAGCAATGGCTGGTCGAGCAGCAACTGGCTGAGCGGCAGGGCAATGAGGTGATCTACCGCCGCAATCTGCTGCGCATCCTCCGGGAGCGCGAGGTGCGGGCCCTGGCGGGGCAGCTGTCGAAGGAACTGGGCCTGCCCTTTGCCGAGACGGTGCCCGGCGAACGGGTGGAGGGAACGCTCACGCGCAAGGTGAACATGACCTCTGGGCGGTTCGCGCTGATCGAGCGCAGCCATGAGTTCACGCTCGTGCCCTGGCGCGATGAGCTGGAACGGCATGTCGGCAAGCAGCTTTCCGGGCTGATGCGCGAGGACCGGCGGATCAGCTGGACCATAGGCCGGGGCCGCAGCGGTCCCACCATCGGCGGCATGTGA
- a CDS encoding immunity protein Imm33 domain-containing protein: MQQDGDTYPDSGWRIRGRQGSASDADMEARKSSYVALGAVLNRDDSWLRWIDAPVGTALMRDFDRNIYVAQE; the protein is encoded by the coding sequence ATGCAGCAGGATGGCGATACATATCCCGATAGCGGTTGGCGTATCCGGGGCCGGCAAGGTTCAGCATCCGATGCGGATATGGAAGCGCGGAAATCTTCCTATGTAGCGCTGGGAGCCGTGCTCAATCGAGACGATAGCTGGCTGCGGTGGATTGACGCACCGGTCGGCACTGCCCTGATGCGGGACTTCGACAGGAATATTTATGTGGCGCAGGAGTAA
- a CDS encoding tyrosine-type recombinase/integrase — MGKLSASAVKAATRPGRIGDGDGLFLVVQPGGGKSWVCRVQKNGNRRDFGLGSASKVSLATARERAREIRTWVELGLDPIFERRKAQGIPTFRQAAARVIAAHSKTWRNEKHEKQWLQTLDAYVFPNIGHVQVHEITGPMIRNLLSDIWLAKPETARRVRQRIGTVLDWAYASGYRESEAPMRAITKGLPRQPKKEGHFAAMPYAKVPAFMVKLAERESFSRLALRFAILTAVRSGEVRGAAWEEFDLEEKLWTIPAARMKASREHVIPLSAPALAILERCRELRIGSRSLVFPGARGDMPMSDMTLTKLLREMKEDATAHGFRSAFRDWVSEETNHPGEIAEAALAHRVRDKTEAAYRRGNLLEKRRKLMDEWGAYCRTR, encoded by the coding sequence ATGGGAAAGCTCTCCGCCAGCGCCGTGAAGGCAGCAACTCGTCCCGGGCGGATCGGGGATGGCGATGGCCTGTTCCTCGTGGTCCAGCCCGGCGGCGGCAAGAGTTGGGTCTGCCGGGTGCAGAAAAATGGCAACCGGCGCGACTTTGGCCTGGGCAGCGCGTCCAAAGTCTCGCTGGCGACAGCCCGCGAGCGGGCGCGGGAAATCCGCACCTGGGTCGAGCTTGGGCTGGATCCGATCTTCGAGCGGCGCAAGGCCCAGGGCATTCCCACCTTCCGGCAGGCTGCGGCCCGGGTGATTGCTGCTCACAGCAAGACATGGCGAAACGAGAAGCATGAGAAGCAATGGCTCCAGACGCTCGATGCCTATGTGTTCCCGAATATAGGCCATGTCCAGGTCCACGAGATCACTGGCCCGATGATCCGCAATCTGCTCTCCGACATCTGGCTTGCCAAGCCGGAGACGGCGCGGCGGGTCCGTCAGCGGATCGGCACCGTACTCGATTGGGCCTATGCCTCCGGCTATCGCGAGAGCGAGGCGCCGATGCGGGCGATCACCAAGGGGCTCCCCCGGCAGCCCAAGAAGGAGGGGCATTTTGCGGCCATGCCCTATGCGAAGGTGCCGGCCTTCATGGTCAAGCTCGCCGAGCGGGAATCCTTCAGCCGTCTGGCGTTGCGCTTTGCCATCCTGACCGCCGTGCGATCGGGCGAGGTGCGCGGCGCGGCGTGGGAAGAATTCGATCTGGAGGAGAAACTCTGGACGATCCCCGCTGCGCGGATGAAGGCGTCGCGCGAGCATGTCATTCCTCTGTCGGCCCCCGCTCTCGCCATCCTCGAGCGGTGTCGCGAACTGCGAATCGGGTCGCGGTCGCTCGTGTTTCCCGGTGCCAGGGGGGACATGCCGATGAGCGACATGACACTCACCAAGCTGCTTCGTGAGATGAAGGAGGACGCAACCGCCCACGGATTTCGCTCTGCCTTCAGGGACTGGGTCAGCGAGGAAACCAATCACCCCGGCGAAATCGCGGAAGCGGCATTGGCGCACCGGGTCAGGGATAAGACGGAAGCTGCCTATCGGCGAGGTAATCTGCTCGAAAAGAGAAGGAAGCTGATGGACGAATGGGGGGCTTATTGCAGGACGCGATGA
- the hspQ gene encoding heat shock protein HspQ, whose amino-acid sequence MNDMIQIFGPDVTAPPIVHARFSLGDVVQHRLFGFRGVVFDIDPVFANTEEWYQAIPEEVRPDKHQPFYHLLAENGESSYVAYVSQQNLVADDSEEPVDHPAISGMFGTYANGKYQLRPLHRH is encoded by the coding sequence ATGAACGACATGATTCAGATTTTCGGACCCGATGTTACCGCCCCGCCCATCGTCCACGCCCGCTTCAGCCTCGGCGATGTCGTGCAGCACCGCCTCTTCGGTTTTCGCGGCGTGGTGTTCGATATAGATCCGGTCTTCGCCAATACCGAAGAATGGTACCAGGCCATTCCCGAGGAGGTCCGGCCGGACAAGCACCAGCCCTTCTACCACCTGCTCGCCGAAAATGGCGAAAGCAGCTATGTCGCCTATGTCAGCCAGCAGAATCTGGTCGCGGACGACAGCGAGGAGCCTGTCGACCATCCCGCCATCTCCGGCATGTTCGGCACCTATGCGAACGGCAAATATCAACTCCGTCCGCTGCATCGGCATTAA
- a CDS encoding GDSL-type esterase/lipase family protein yields MRTANINSVRCIGIKVASALLGLGLLIGPGGALRAAEPQVPAPRINADPAFPFSREIEAFAKANEAGPAVADATLFLGSSSIRLWDIGGSFPDIGTVNRGFGGATTPDVLHYYKRLLPKAKPRSILVYVGENDLAAGATPAEVANNVLTLLRQLRADYPKAHIAYLSLKPSPIRWTLWPKMAAVNMTVAARSRVTRFDYLDVGRVLLAADGLPDASLFRPDGLHMNPRGYMLWTQLVDAYLDEAVAAERGPVSPS; encoded by the coding sequence ATGCGAACGGCAAATATCAACTCCGTCCGCTGCATCGGCATTAAGGTCGCGTCCGCGCTGCTCGGCCTTGGCCTGCTGATCGGGCCGGGCGGCGCGTTGCGGGCAGCGGAGCCGCAGGTCCCGGCACCCAGGATCAACGCCGACCCCGCCTTCCCCTTTTCCCGGGAGATCGAGGCCTTCGCCAAGGCCAATGAGGCGGGACCGGCGGTCGCCGACGCCACGCTGTTCCTGGGCAGTTCCAGCATACGCCTGTGGGACATTGGCGGGAGCTTCCCCGACATCGGCACGGTCAATCGCGGCTTCGGCGGCGCGACCACGCCCGACGTGCTGCATTATTACAAGCGCCTGCTGCCCAAGGCGAAGCCGCGCTCCATCCTGGTCTATGTCGGGGAAAATGATCTGGCGGCGGGCGCCACCCCGGCCGAGGTCGCGAACAATGTGCTGACCCTGCTCAGGCAGCTTCGCGCCGATTATCCCAAGGCGCATATCGCCTATCTGTCGCTGAAGCCCAGCCCGATCCGCTGGACACTCTGGCCGAAGATGGCGGCGGTCAACATGACGGTGGCGGCGCGGTCGCGGGTGACGCGCTTCGATTATCTGGATGTCGGGCGGGTGCTGCTGGCGGCCGACGGCCTACCCGACGCGTCGCTCTTCCGACCCGACGGGCTGCACATGAACCCGCGCGGCTATATGCTCTGGACACAATTGGTGGACGCTTATCTGGACGAGGCCGTCGCCGCCGAGCGCGGACCCGTTTCCCCTTCCTGA